Proteins co-encoded in one Clarias gariepinus isolate MV-2021 ecotype Netherlands chromosome 13, CGAR_prim_01v2, whole genome shotgun sequence genomic window:
- the nkx2.2a gene encoding homeobox protein Nkx-2.2a — protein sequence MSLTNTKTGFSVKDILDLPDTNDEEGSITGTEEDTEGSEPTKTPGVLVQSPIENVQNLPLKNPFYDNTDNPYTRWLATTDTIQYSLHGLSATSQDSSVKSPEPSADESPDNDKETSSSGSDSGKKRKRRVLFSKAQTYELERRFRQQRYLSAPEREHLASLIRLTPTQVKIWFQNHRYKMKRARAEKGMEVSHLPSPRRVAVPVLVRDGKPCHALKTQDLAATFQAGIPFSAYSAQSLQHMQYNAHYSAAATPHFPTAHLVQTQQWTW from the exons ATGTCGTTGACCAACACAAAGACGGGTTTTTCGGTGAAGGACATTTTGGACCTCCCTGACACAAATGACGAAGAAGGATCTATCACTGGCACAGAGGAGGATACCGAGGGCTCAGAGCCGACTAAAACACCTGGAGTGCTGGTGCAAAGCCCGATAGAGAATGTCCAAAACCTGCCTTTAAAAAACCCATTTTACGATAACACTGACAATCCATACACCAGGTGGCTTGCAACTACCGACACCATTCAATACTCAC TGCACGGTCTATCTGCAACCTCTCAGGACTCGTCCGTCAAATCTCCCGAGCCGTCGGCAGACGAATCACCCGACAACGACAAGGAAACTTCGAGTAGTGGCAGCGACTCCGGTAAGAAGCGCAAGCGGCGGGTGCTGTTCTCCAAAGCGCAGACCTACGAGCTAGAACGGCGTTTCAGACAGCAGCGCTACCTCTCAGCCCCGGAGCGGGAACACCTGGCCAGCCTGATCCGACTCACGCCTACTCAAGTGAAGATCTGGTTTCAAAACCATCGTTACAAGATGAAGCGAGCCCGCGCGGAGAAAGGTATGGAAGTGAGCCACCTTCCTTCCCCGCGGCGCGTGGCCGTACCCGTGTTAGTCAGGGACGGCAAACCGTGCCACGCGCTAAAAACTCAGGACCTGGCGGCCACGTTTCAGGCGGGCATCCCGTTCTCTGCCTACAGCGCTCAGTCTCTGCAGCACATGCAGTATAATGCGCATTACAGCGCCGCCGCCACGCCGCACTTCCCCACGGCGCACTTGGTGCAAACGCAACAGTGGACCTGGTGA